The Puntigrus tetrazona isolate hp1 chromosome 16, ASM1883169v1, whole genome shotgun sequence genome includes a region encoding these proteins:
- the LOC122360914 gene encoding LOW QUALITY PROTEIN: sorting nexin-10B-like (The sequence of the model RefSeq protein was modified relative to this genomic sequence to represent the inferred CDS: inserted 1 base in 1 codon) yields the protein MQEFTGVWVRDPRIQKEDFWHAYMDYEICIHTNSLAFTKKSSCVRRRYSEFVWLRKKLQENAMLITHLPKLPPKNPFFSLNNAREIGXRMEGLRKFLEEVVHSPVLLSDSCLHLFLQSQLSVKKMEACAKGRSRYTVSEAICSFASGNKRFESQSEDSMEEEDDNCESD from the exons ATGCAGGAATTCACCGGCGTGTGGGTGAGGGATCCTCGCATCCAGAAAGAGGATTTCTGGCATGCTTACATGGATTATGAAATCTGTATACAT ACAAACAGTTTGGCCTTCACTAAGAAGAGTTCCTGCGTGCGGCGGAGATACAGCGAGTTCGTGTGGCTAAGAAAAAAGCTACAGGAAAATGCCATGCTCAT AACCCATCTACCCAAACTTCCTCCAAAAAACCCGTTCTTCAGTCTCAACAATGCCAGAGAGATCG CCCGCATGGAAGGGCTCAGGAAATTTCTAGAAGA GGTGGTTCACAGCCCGGTGCTGCTTTCGGACAGCTGCTTGCATCTCTTCCTGCAGTCCCAGCTAAGCGTGAAGAAAATGGAGGCCTGCGCCAAAGGCCGGAGTCGCTACACTGTCTCTGAGGCCATCTGCAGTTTCGCCTCAGGAAACAAACGCTTTGAATCTCAGTCTGAAGACAGCATGGAAGAAGAGGACGATAACTGTGAATCAGACTGA